Sequence from the Cydia splendana chromosome 10, ilCydSple1.2, whole genome shotgun sequence genome:
TCTATTATTTGTTCTTTTTGCATTATCATTACTCTGCAGCTTGCGTaataggtataattattaaatctATTTTGCAGTTAAAAATCTACAAAACAAACAACACTATTCCTGAGGACTTGAAGGAGATGTTAAATGAAGAATCGTTCAAGAAAGCTCGTCTGTATGGTATTGACAAGTCGCAGTTCAAGATCATAAAGGAATTTTATAGTATAGTATTAACATCCGTAATACTTTATCAACGCTGGATTGCTGTAGCATGGTTTGAATCAGAGAACATTTCAAAATCCCTGTATGTATCACCGGACAGAGAAATATTTGTGACTTGTGTCTTTATGACCATTGTGACACTGTTTAACTATGTTATAAATTTGCCCTTTAAGATTTATGGCACATTTGTACTTGAGCAGAAGCATGGTTTTAATAAGCAGACAGTAGGATTCTTTATTAAGGACCAGTTTAAATCTTTGGTTCTGAGTCTCATCATTACCATTCCATTAGTATCTATTGCGATTTATATTATCATGGTAGGAGGAGATATGTTTGTTGCTTATCTTTGGTTGTTTACTACTGTGGTTTCTTTATTACTTTTGATGCTGTACCCTACTGTTATTGCTCCTCTGTTTGACAAGTTTGTCCCTCTGCCTGAGGGTTCTCTAAGGAAAGGCATTGAGGAACTAGCATTGAAGCTTAAGTTCCCGCTCTCACAAGTTTACATAGTAGAGGGATCTAAAAGGTCTGCACACAGCAATGCATATTTCGGTGGCCTTTTCGGTTCAAAAAGAATTGTACTCTTTGATACATTGCTAGAAAAGTATGATGAAGAGAAAAAAACTTTGACTGGATGTAATGACAATGAAATTCTAGGAATTCTAGCTCATGAATTGGGACACTGGAGTTGCAACCACTTGACAAAGAACATAGCTTTGACTGAACTTAATTTGTTGCTGTTATTCTCTGCTTTTGGAGCACTTTTTAAGTATTCTTTGTTGTATACTGCTCTTGGGTTTCCAGCAGGGCAAAAACCTATAATTATTGGTTTAATTGTGGTTTTACAAATGATACTTGCACCATACAATTCAATTTTATCCTTCTTCTTAACAGCATTGTCTAGAAAACACGAATTTGAGGCTGATAACTTTGCTGTGTCTTTGAATTACCCCAGAGAACTCAGGTCTGCACTAATAAAGCTTGGTAAAGATAATCTGGACTACCCAATCTATGATAAGCTATACTCAGCATGGTACCATTCTCATCCTACTTTGTTACAAAGAATAGATAATATTAAGAACCAATTAGTTGAGGATAAGAAACAGAACTAAGTTATTCCAATATGCATTTACTTACAACAACCATATTTTGAAtaagtacatttttgtatacatGTTATTTAATAATGGTAAAACTAGTCTTTTTGGGGGGTGGCATTGGTCATATTTGGCCAAACACatattgcatttattttttaaatcatagtaagtattaacattattaatacAAAAAAGGCTATTGTAGGTGGGCCAAGTGTAATGCCATATttacaatatatattatgttgttCCTTATACATAAAACTAACCTACTTTATTGAGTGTCTTTTCATATTAAGTttctttctatagaaaacaacACATGCATTAGGCTACTGCATTTTCGTGTAAGCTTCTCGGATGGACTAGCTTTTACCTTAATTATGTAAGTACacctcatggtataataatatactccgcctcgCCTGGtgctctcttcccgtcttttcgtggtcacgtgactgacacaagcctacgtcatcatgcgacagcgctatatgataatatgcgatagcgctatataaagtgccaatgttattgtgacgtaggcttgtgtcactctgggaagagaagaccatgttttattagactatgtgtACACCTATTATTACTGTAATAAATGTTACCTGCACGAAAATCCAATGACTCATCTTGTTGCCAAACCCTAGGAGGCTGTTTTATAAATGTCTGTAACTGTTTTCAACtctatagtctgacaaaaaagagtagaaaaaattaaaaagtggaaATACTGTAGTGTAGtgtcaggggggtgtcactacgcagtttaggtacatttggccggcgcgccgcccgggccggcgtatggcagtgggcatggtataataatatactccgcctggtactctattccgagattcgcgtatgacctaactgacacgggcctacgtcatcatgctgtttacaggttctcaaactttaaaatgtgggagaattttaaccaacggtgaaaattattttaacggcattaattttaagttattcatgtagaaacatagtaaaataaaacaaatctaatgtattaaattaaactttatttatctatacaatacaaacatttgaaaaactaattcacagttacacattaattaccaagcttacgacgtgaaaagtttggaaaacactgcgactgctgacactgagcgagaaggaaataacaattaacacgcgttcgacaaggatgacggtcagggcatgaagttatctagatccgaattgtcaaatgtgacagcgctatcctgtgttgccagtaatgtaaacagaattacccgaacgtgtgaaatttctttcgtgaatcggaagatattgctaacgaataattaaaaatgacgtgttattgtaaaatttaagataaaatacatataaatgaaaattataatattataaatattttaacttattaaccatacataggtataatgtacccatgtaacatgttatgttgaaataaagtggcaatgttattgtgacgtaggcccgtgtcactctgggaatagaagaccatggcagtgggctgccgctcggctcgcacgatagtcgtgtcacgtggcgctcgcgcaaaattgaaaatacacaatggcCTCGAAACCTAAATCTAAGTCCTtacttagtaatatttaaaataaacatccTTCATTTATTGAATATTGGTTGCCCAGAAACAATATTAGGAACTGACCGACATATTTTCAAAGGAATACAGCTGTGGCATACCTACTTCCGTGAGAATCAGACATACTATCTCCAGataaaaattttatgtttaCAGAATCAACGTTTGTAATTCCTACATATTTAAGAGTAATTCTTTAAaaagtggcatcttaacctgtcatcgagtttttgaattgaatgtatgtttatttgctctttttcatatgaaacaaaaatgtatctagataaactaaaacaatgtttatcgaggccaagtcattatttttatttaaatttaataacgcCAGACGAGGTGCGAAATTGCCTTCGCAACATGAAAAACCGAAAGGCCGTGGGTCCTGACGACATACCGATTGAAGCGTGGAAATCGATGGGTCCTCATGCTGTGATCATACTTACTGACCTTTTTAACCGCATCCTCACCAGCCGCAAAATGCCCAACTTATGGAGATCGAGCATTATAACGCCAATTTATAAAGGCAAGGGTAGTGTACAGGACTGTGGAAGCTACCGAGGTATTAAGGTCATGTGTCACACCATGAAACTCTTCGAGCGCGTTATCAACTCAAGGCTCCGGCAAGAGTGCACGGTCTCGGAATGTCAGTATGGGTTTCGTCCTGGCTGTGGCACTATAGATCCCATCTTTGCCCTAAGAATGCTAGTCGAGGCCTACAGGGAAAAGAAAACGCCCTTGCATATGGCTTTTCTGGACCTACGGAAGGCTTTTGACTGCGTACCGCGCCAGGCAATCTGGTGGGCTTTGAAGGAGAAGAATGTGCCACAAACCTATATTGACATTATCCGAGACATGTACCACAACTCGGAATCCATAGTAAGGACCGCCGTTGGTGATACTCACCCATTCCCGATCACAGTTGGTGTTCACCAAGGCTCAGCCCTGAGTCCTTTTCTGTTCAGCGTAGTGCTAGACGTAGTTTCAGCAAAAGTTCACGAACCATCTCCATGGCTTATGATGTACGCTGACGACATTGCACTGACAGATGAGGACAAATAGAAACTGGAGCATAAAGTGAACCAATGGAAGGGTGCGCTAGAGAACGGCGGTCTGAAACTAAATGTTGCGAAGACCGAGTACATGGCATGTGGCGGCACGGACCCCGACCCCATAAAGGTAGGAGACGATTTTGTCGTGAAAAcgaataaattcaaatacctTGGGTCCGTGCTGCACGAATCAGGTGAAATCGATCACAACGTCCAAGCCCGAATTAGCGCTGCTTGGGCAAAATGGCGAGAAGTAACCGGTGTCCTCTGCGACCCCAGGATACCGGTGAAGCTAAAGGGCCTTGTGTACAAGAGCATCATCCGACCAGTCCTACTATATGGTAGCGAGACCTGGCCTGTCCTCGGAAGGCATGTCCAGCAGCTTCACGTCACGGAGATGAAGATGTTgcgatggatgtgtggcgttaCGCGACTAGATCGCATACGTAACGAACACATCCGTGGCAGCCTCGGAATCCGTGATGTAGCGGATAAGCTGCAGGAAAGTCGCCTCCTTTGGTATGGCCATATACGCCGCAGACCGgtagactacgtcggaaatagatgcctcaatctcactgtccaaggccctagatcacgcggtaggcctaagaaacgctggctggacgtcgtgacagcggacaggggggagaacaatctcacagaggatgccgaagaccgggcaaagtggagaagactgagcaggaaagcggaccccggcgccaggccgggaaaacgctaggtcgaagaagaagaagatatttataaaaaataaagagtagcacttttcactgtaacctgtcttgtccaaaagcatcgctcttccagttttagttctttagattttataagcaccaatttatgtaaataaaatatcatgctatatatttttaaaacgtaCATTGCACGggccttatatatttttttttacaacaatattcacgcacgaagtttgtccaaggatattttcccTGTAACCTGTACAAGTACAtccgcggtattgcatctgactcatacacagaaaattttatttagattataactacggcaaaatattaggtaagtatcaagctaaccaccgtagggtaccatcatgacccaagtgtcgtagtttcgtagagacaaggCAGGAATCTGGggtttgtaacggaatgttaacttgtctccattattttacgaatttggtatggggcctaatataataatatcattttaatattgtatgaaggtttattcatctaaGCTAAacgtgagacattcgtattattatccgttcaagagaaaaaataaaaaagaatgtatttttcactataacctgcttaactttaacctgtgttcaatgtataggttattgtaagtcatgaaaataacttcttcattttccgtccccttttgaaaatttggggtacttgagtagtaaaacatatttttcattataaaagtaaaaaaaatacaaaaaaaaaattcattaactttaacctgtcgatgccactttcttgagaatcactcttaaactaaactaaaacttgTCAAGTGATAACCCCGTGCCGACACTCACAGCTCggtcataaaataaaactgcggcgcgcaaagaagattcacggttcgtgtgcggttataagtttcaattttgttgcaggcggcaagtataggtataattttatacctaaacctgacttttgtgaaggagtgaattttctgtacggtagtactattagttattctgtgtagtgtcgtccctttcaaatcaatctatatAAGGGCtcgtgcacaaatcacgcgaggttcgatagggggaggggggtcccgaaaaaatcacgatagatcacgttggggaaggggggggggggtataaggaatcctcacgtgtatttttctacagtgaacgaaactaagaaaaaaccTACAACATGAGtaggtagatactttttctcagtttcgttaaacataaatcttcactctgtacttcaaaatagcgatatttaacgaaaatagaaaaataaacaagaatttctatatacaatactatttatcttaaaattaggttgaaggaaaaaaattcaaaataatacacgtgaggttgtgtggggggagggggtagtcaaaaacctcaccaaatattaCCAAGGGGGAGGGTCAAAAAGAAGCCGAAAACCCCCTaggaaaacgggacgacactagagtattgccactttttaatttctactcttttttgtcagactgtattTGCTAGAAAGACATTTCTGCTTGTGTTATAGGTTACAAATGTTTGTAAAATACACTTGGACATTTTTTCGCGAACATTACCTACTTAAGAATTTTGTCATTTAGAATAAGGTTTCAATGTTGTAATGAAAATAACTTTCTATAAAACAGTACTATTTACTGTATGTACATTAACCATTCtgtattttaattttcaatgtAGGTGAAAACCTGCAGTTTGAGTTAGGTCCAGTGGCTACTTGAGGCTACAGAAAGATGACAGTTGTAATAGGAATAAGTAATGTCACTCTATGGCAGGGACCGTACAACCGGTTTACAAGTGTCAAACGAATAGTGGTTAAAATGTAATACCTCTATTCGAATTAGAGGTATTGTTGTCATTCCGCTTTTGTCTTTATCCCTATGTGCACACTATTtacataatgaaataccggtattcaataCCCCTATTGGGCTGTCTTTACTTAATTCGTTAaggctgatatttgcttgtaatttcatacccaattttaaggacagtagaccttattaaccttaaatacggtaGGGCTTCTGTCAAATTCAAATAGGATCAatcaaaatacataaatataattatgtacgttAGTACATTTCAACTTTATTTCTAGtagttagagttcatagtcttttgtctttattttttatgtttatctaGAATATTAAAGAACATTCCCTACTTAGACTCTACtgtgatgaccattttggaatccaagatgccTGCCGTGGACATTGCAATAAAAGTCGtaacggatgtcgatttatataggttttagggagtgcagaattcgaaaatgatgaccattttggaatcccaGATGGTGGCCACGCATTTTGTCATAAAactcgtcacggatgtcgattatAGGTTTTATCCctagtgcagaattcgaaaatgatgaccattttggaatcccagatggcggccacgcactttgtcataaaagtcgatatggatgtcgatttataggttttagggagtgccgatatcgaaaattatgaccattttggaatccaaaatgtctgccgtgcactttgtcataaaagtcgtcatggatgtcgatttataggttttatccCTAGTGTAGAAattgcagaattcgaaaatgatgaccattttggaatccaagatgtctgccgtgcactttatcataaaagtcgtcatgcaTGTCGAtttgtaggttttagggagtgcagaattcgaaaatgatgaccattttggaatccaagatgtctgccgtgcactttcgtcataaaagtcgtcacggatgtcgatttataggtttaagggagtgccgatttcgaaaatgatgaccattttggaatccaagatgtcctaaaacctataaatcgacatccatgacgacttttatgacaaagtgcacggcagacatcttggattccaatgtactgtaaaaattgtacaatccattcggtcgtgttttaatttatcgccactctttccgaatttcctacttttaggcacttgtatcgtaaataacaaaataactgtgtgtgctatcaaaatcgttgcagacttgtcttggtctaactctattaacgTCCTGTATAAAAAAACGCACCGGCCTTCATAGAAAAATTACAACCGAATAAATAACCTCTTTGTCGCTTTATATCAAATTACCTAATCTTTCAAAGTGCAAAATTCTTTTAAATTAAACGATACGGCTAAACACCACACATTTTTGCAAAAATAAACACTCGAGTATGTTGACACTGACAGTGACAGGTATTACCGGTAATGGCTTTAggaataaaatatcaaatagagGTATTCGTTGTCAACTGGCTAAACCAATAATATTCTTGAATACCGGTATTGTTATACATCTATTCGGATCTTTAGCTAAATAAATACCAAAATTCAATTATAACCGGTTATACCTCAATTAAAACCGGTagtcagaataccggtaacggtccctggtgtcaaatagcggtactgataattccactacttgacgttagatgtcgactacgaaataactctcGTTTTGGTAaggaaactgatgtatggagttacaaCTCCATACAAGTTActtttatttctctatggtaccTACTTACAGTACCTACTATAATGAAAGAGGTTCTCGGCTACTTACACCTAAATTTGTAGCTACTTACCATTTTTGTCTCGTTAGATTCAACATGTTCAGTTATTGGAgtaaatgtatatatattttaaataaaataaatgtttcaaTCCAAAGAAAATTAAGTTTACTTTTCCGACTATTACTataaggtacctacatgaaataaGAGctcatatataggtacatagaaaTAGAACttacatttgaaaaaaaaaatacttttcggAAATTAGGTGTATATTTATATTGGTAGGGCATAGCacaaaaaatataagaaaaagaAAGGCGGacaatatataggtacctactgcatATTTAGCTATATATTAGTAAGTCCTTAAAACTAATTACTTTGGCAGCCGCAACTGTTCATTTGTTTCGGCAAAATGGGAGCCGTACTTCTCGCAATGTCAAGTTTTTACGTCTGACCAAGCTGTTCAGCCTGTTCCAAGGTGTCAGGCAACGGACGGTCCTTGGTTTCAGGCAACGGTAATATCACCAGGATTTGGAAAAATAATGCGACAGCCATTAAATACAAGGGTAAATCTGGAAGCAATTCGTTAAGGCCGACCACCGTTGGTGCCACCATTGAGCCTATCCGGGCGAAGGTTGAAACCCCGCTTACTCCTACGTTTCGCCCTAATGTTGGATACAGTTCACCCGAGAAGAGGTACAGAACCGGAACTGTTCCCTGAAAGTAAAATTCTTTTAGACAGCATAGCCTAAAAATTCGGGGGTAAATAGAAGAATAGGTACCAAAAGATTAATTGACTACGCTAGCCtgattttaatttcaataaaccTCAAAAATTAGACCTCGATGCGATATAATTATAGATTGgatcaaatttttgacgtatattAAAATCAGAATCAGGTCGTAGATGTTCAGTTCAGTTTTTAGTTCTTAGGGCTTCTGTCCATTGGGACAATTTTGCCAGTATCAAGATTGGGGGGCCAAAAGTTCAATGTAAAGTCTGACAAATGCGTgcttattttaaacgtcataatttaatcTCCCAACGTCTATacgtttgacatttaaaatgacacttgcacagcagttagagtctgtgcggaaagagaagattcgtgaaatgtatgggctcccttgTATTCCACGACGCATCTCTTTCCGCATAGACTctataggccaatcaaattagataaaaaaaaagcgttttgaggaattaattcccagcaagctggaaatcattttaatatcttaatttggtcctaaatgcgtataATCCAAGTTTGCTCCGTCCTTTAGGAGGGGTGGATtaaattttgggagccttgggagatattaggtatattttaccttggattgacaaaaccaatttttatcatgattagagcaaatttttcGTCAgacgtaccgtttttgaactacaagcaaaaaactaaAAGAGAGCGAAAATTttcctggaatggagcaaactcggattacacttatttagaaccaaatgaaggtattttaagcttgctgggaattatttcctggaaaatatttaatttgactggcctattGATAGCTCACCAAACGaacatcatcaaacatcaaTCGCTGCCAAGTTAGCATCTGACTCTATTGATTTCAATTTGCTTTGTTCGACCTAGATCTAGATGACCAGGCCCAGGGCATAAAAGCTTAAATCAGTCAATAATATATAAGAATACAGTAACATACTGCCAAGCCTCCAAATCCAATTCCAGCAAAAATAATTCTTGGCCAGTCATTCGGAAACACATCTCGTGGTATCAAAATTATGAATACAAAGCAGAGAGCCGTTAACCCTTCAAAAATCGCCAAAGTTAGCTTTCGTCCCATCTTCATAATTACGAAAACACAGATGATCGGGCCGATGGAAGAAATTAACCCGGTTAGCATTACAGATAAGAAAATGTTATCTCCAATCCAGCCAAGGTATTGGGCTAATACATAAAAACTTAAGCCAGTGCTGAACCTGAAAAAGGTAAAAGAGAGGTCACCTCAGGactttgtatacctacctatacatacCTTAATTGCTCACGTATAAGatttacatacctatatatcGCCGCTAAacttactcaacctcgtatctgcAACACTCGAAAATGTTACCAATGTTAAGTTTCTTGGAATCCATATTGACGATCTACTTACTTGGAAGAATGAACTTGCAAGTATAGAGGCTTCCATCAGCTCGGCTTGCTATGTTCTGCGTAGCTTACGGGACGTAGTTGATCGTAAGCATCTAAAAATGGTTTATCACGCACTGGTTGAGTCAAAGCTTCGCTATAGTGTAAAATTATGGGGAAATAGCTATGACTATAATATGCATAAAGCCTTTGTAATTCAGAAGCGAGCGATAAGGACCATAGTGCGAATATCACAACCGGAGTCATGCAAAGAACATTTCAAAAAGATGGGAATACTAACCGTTCCGTGTTTGTACATTCTATTGCTCCTTACTGACCTGGTTAAAAACCTAGGAGAATACGAGACCTCTGAAGAAAGACAAGTGCGGGAAAAAACCAGAAGAAAATACCTACATTGTAAGCTGCAGCCGAATTTAAAAGTAGTGAGTCATTGCGCACACTACCAgggtgtacagtcacctgcaataatatgttactctccggaggccgcaaaaatatgtgacagg
This genomic interval carries:
- the LOC134794216 gene encoding CAAX prenyl protease 1 homolog, which encodes MGLNEECIVYLILLFSWAEYLWELYLSLRQLKIYKTNNTIPEDLKEMLNEESFKKARLYGIDKSQFKIIKEFYSIVLTSVILYQRWIAVAWFESENISKSLYVSPDREIFVTCVFMTIVTLFNYVINLPFKIYGTFVLEQKHGFNKQTVGFFIKDQFKSLVLSLIITIPLVSIAIYIIMVGGDMFVAYLWLFTTVVSLLLLMLYPTVIAPLFDKFVPLPEGSLRKGIEELALKLKFPLSQVYIVEGSKRSAHSNAYFGGLFGSKRIVLFDTLLEKYDEEKKTLTGCNDNEILGILAHELGHWSCNHLTKNIALTELNLLLLFSAFGALFKYSLLYTALGFPAGQKPIIIGLIVVLQMILAPYNSILSFFLTALSRKHEFEADNFAVSLNYPRELRSALIKLGKDNLDYPIYDKLYSAWYHSHPTLLQRIDNIKNQLVEDKKQN